One window of the Anopheles cruzii chromosome 2, idAnoCruzAS_RS32_06, whole genome shotgun sequence genome contains the following:
- the LOC128268942 gene encoding protein KTI12 homolog, with the protein MPLVVITGLPGSGKTSRAKELEKYFTEHGKGPVHVVSESECIARAGYGVKESFTDTAKEKQIRAALKSEAMKLLSKTTLVILDGTNYIKGYRYEIFCASKNARTTQCTLHCAMTIEQRQQLRGLIAGQSASDSSGMLDCETFDALCLRYEEPQGSNRWDRPLFTVYADEQLNLNQIESALYEQAPLPPNLATQNMPLSATNFLFELDKTTQTIIDQIASARKIGLQGPVEIPQAGIRADVPPNMSVAQLNRHRRQFLNYVKMHTNVSSDITKIPAIFVQFLNTNTNGV; encoded by the exons ATGCCACTAGTTGTGATTACGGGGCTACCGGGCAGTGGGAAAACTTCTCGAGCGAAAGAGCTGgaaaaatatttcaccgaGCATGGAAAGGGGCCGGTTCATGTGGTCTCGGAATCTGAATGCATTGCAAGAGCCGGGTATGGTGTTAAGGAAAGcttcaccgacaccgccaAGGAGAAGCAGATTCGGGCGGCTCTAAAGTCCGAAGCCATGAAACTTCTGAGCAAAACAACGCTCGTCATTCTCGATGGCACGAACTATATCAAAGGGTATCGTTACGAGATTTTCTGTGCCAGCAAAAACGCCAGGACGACACAATGTACGCTCCACTGTGCCATGACAAttgagcagcggcagcaactgCGAGGATTGATTGCAGGCCAATCTGCGTCCGATAGTAGCGGGATGCTTGATTGTGAAACTTTTGATGCACTCTGTCTGCGGTACGAGGAACCACAGGGCTCGAATCGATGGGATCGTCCCTTGTTCACCGTTTATGCTGACGAACAGCTGAATTTAAACCAAATAGAAAGCGCCCTGTACGAGCAAGCTCCCCTACCACCCAATTTGGCGACACAGAAT ATGCCTTTAAGTGCCACCAATTTTCTGTTCGAGCTGGATAAAACTACACAAACGATTATCGATCAGATAGCGTCTGCTAGAAAAATCGGCTTGCAAGGTCCGGTAGAGATACCGCAGGCGGGCATACGAGCGGATGTGCCACCCAATATGAGCGTGGCGCAGCTTAACCGACATCGTAGACAATTTTTGAACTATGTAAAAATGCATACCAACGTCAGCTCAGACATAACAAAAATACCTGCGATTTTTGTACAATTTCTCAATACCAACACAAATGGTGTTTGA
- the LOC128268943 gene encoding biogenesis of lysosome-related organelles complex 1 subunit 6 isoform X2 — protein MSERVTDSSDAESQDLQEHNETIRDLSAGLLCIYEPKLNEVKENLKELINKQNDLQIAISNEKKAFSSTQTKEVYEMVLKTKAYKDKVTRIKMQMHQIHQRTKNLRAKALEIQELKVNQCATKLQQLHYEESLVASSKRTPRKS, from the exons ATGTCTGAGAGAGT GACCGATAGTTCCGATGCCGAAAGTCAAGACCTCCAGGAGCACAACGAAACTATTCGGGATCTGTCCGCCGGTTTACTGTGCATCTACGAACCCAAATTGAACGAGGTTAAAGAGAATTTGAAAGAACTAAT aaacaaacaaaacgatttGCAAATAGCAATCTCAAACGAGAAAAAGGCATTCTCCAGCACACAGACGAAAGAAGTGTACGAAATG GTGTTGAAAACCAAGGCGTACAAGGACAAAGTGACACGgatcaaaatgcaaatgcatcaAATTCACCAGCGAACGAAGAATCTTAGG GCCAAGGCACTGGAGATTCAGGAGTTAAAAGTGAATCAATGTGCAACAAAGCTCCAGCAACTGCACTACGAAGAATCACTTGTGGCCAGCAGTAAACGAACGCCGCGGAAATCTTAA
- the LOC128268941 gene encoding major facilitator superfamily domain-containing protein 6, which yields MVNLEINKKLLPMKAHYFLFNAGTAPVVPFMPTLVRQLGFSTVVVGTIYTVLPVVGMLVKPLFGIIADRFQRQKLLFLIFQILTAIPFFLIMFIPAIPQESTVTFHCHEGASNFRFCPENGTSIDGCLVESITSNENNASMYCALECHTEPWMWDTVCNYWNVTRYCDEKNIPADQLLRLTGVVPYNHINEVENCLYFILHEGQIDGQRVPLYCPSNTTDFKPLCQVHCNNEQVMETISHSKIPDSKVTGLYQFWLLFLFLIISWAGMAVVVSVGDAICFEMLGDKPHLYGNQRLWGSIGWGTVSLFAGFLVDTLSEGKMTKDYTIVFYMTIVLIGLDMLCSSKLQHTQNRLSTNILKDVGQIFASFRIVVFFFWCVLIGFGTALIWNFLFWHLEDLASEMEGCGHSTWIKTLEGIIMSIQTFGGELPFFFLSGWILKKIGHIHAMSLVLLGFGVRFLLYSFLTDPWWVIPIEFMNGITFGLFYATMASYASIVAPPGTEATMQGLVGAVFEGVGVSLGSLLAGNLFHRIGGSATFRAFGIAALVLFVVHVSVQALTDRFGSKETRVGYAAPKEAMENLEDDQPIVRGSRSLQS from the exons ATGGTTAACCTCGAGATCAATAAGAAGCTATTGCCGATGAAGGCACACTACTTCCTCTTTAACGCGG GAACGGCTCCAGTAGTGCCTTTCATGCCAACCCTGGTCCGGCAGCTAGGATTCTCCACCGTAGTTGTCGGTACGATCTATACCGTCCTGCCCGTCGTGGGCATGCTGGTGAAGCCCCTGTTCGGGATCATAGCCGATCGCTTCCAGCGTCAAAAGCTGCTGTTTTTGATCTTTCAG ATTTTAACAGCGATTCCGTTCTTTCTCATCATGTTCATCCCGGCCATCCCGCAAGAATCGACCGTTACATTCCACTGCCACGAGGGTGCGTCCAATTTCCGCTTCTGCCCGGAAAATGGGACCTCTATAGATGGCTGCTTGGTGGAGAGCATCACGTCCAACGAAAACAACGCCTCCATGTACTGCGCACTCGAGTGCCACACCGAGCCGTGGATGTGGGACACGGTCTGTAACTACTGGAACGTCACCCGATACTGTGACGAGAAGAACATTCCTGCTGATCAACTTCTAAGACTGACCGGTGTGGTGCCCTACAACCACATTAACGAGGTGGAAAACTGTTTATACTTTATCCTGCACGAGGGTCAAATCGATGGGCAGCGGGTGCCGCTCTATTGTCCATCAAACACGACCGACTTTAAGCCACTCTGTCAGGTGCACTGCAACAACGAGCAGGTGATGGAGACGATCTCACACTCCAAAATCCCCGACAGCAAGGTGACAGGGCTGTATCAGTTCTGGTTGCTGTTCCTCTTCCTCATCATCAGCTGGGCCGGTATGGCCGTGGTGGTAAGCGTCGGTGATGCCATCTGCTTCGAGATGCTCGGTGATAAGCCCCATTTGTACGGCAACCAGCGGCTGTGGGGTTCCATTGGTTGGGGTACGGTTTCGCTATTTGCCGGCTTTCTCGTCGACACACTGTCGGAGGGCAAGATGACAAAAGATTACACGATCGTTTTCTACATGACAATCGTCCTGATCGGGCTCGATATGCTTTGCTCCTCCAAACTGCAG CACACGCAAAACAGACTGTCAACCAACATCCTGAAAGACGTGGGGCAAATATTCGCCAGCTTCCGCATTGTGGTATTTTTCTTCTGGTGCGTTCTCATTGGTTTCGGTACCGCTCTCATCTGGAACTTTCTTTTCTGGCACCTGGAAGATTTGGCTAGTGAAATGGAGGG TTGTGGCCATTCGACGTGGATTAAAACGCTGGAAGGTATCATCATGTCGATTCAAACGTTCGGCGGCGAGTTGCCATTCTTTTTTCTATCCGGCTGGATACTGAAAAAGATTGGCCATATTCACGCAATGAGCCTGGTCCTGCTTGGATTCGGTGTACGCTTTCTGCTTTATTCCTTCCTCACCGACCCGTGGTGGGTAATACCGATTGAGTTTATGAACGGCATTACGTTTGGCCTTTTCTATGCTACGATGGCGTCGTACGCTAGTATTGTGGCACCCCCAGGGACGGAGGCGACGATGCAG GGTCTAGTAGGCGCTGTATTTGAGGGGGTCGGAGTCTCTCTGGGCAGCTTGCTCGCTGGCAATCTTTTCCACCGCATCGGTGGAAGTGCTACTTTCCGTGCCTTCGGCATCGCCGCTCTAGTGCTGTTTGTCGTCCATGTTTCGGTACAGGCCTTAACCGATCGATTCGGGTCTAAGG AAACTCGCGTCGGGTACGCTGCACCGAAGGAGGCGATGGAAAACTTGGAAGACGATCAACCGATCGTCCGTGGAAGCCGAAGCCTTCAGAGTTAG
- the LOC128268943 gene encoding biogenesis of lysosome-related organelles complex 1 subunit 6 isoform X3 translates to MSERVSDAESQDLQEHNETIRDLSAGLLCIYEPKLNEVKENLKELINKQNDLQIAISNEKKAFSSTQTKEVYEMVLKTKAYKDKVTRIKMQMHQIHQRTKNLRAKALEIQELKVNQCATKLQQLHYEESLVASSKRTPRKS, encoded by the exons ATGTCTGAGAGAGT TTCCGATGCCGAAAGTCAAGACCTCCAGGAGCACAACGAAACTATTCGGGATCTGTCCGCCGGTTTACTGTGCATCTACGAACCCAAATTGAACGAGGTTAAAGAGAATTTGAAAGAACTAAT aaacaaacaaaacgatttGCAAATAGCAATCTCAAACGAGAAAAAGGCATTCTCCAGCACACAGACGAAAGAAGTGTACGAAATG GTGTTGAAAACCAAGGCGTACAAGGACAAAGTGACACGgatcaaaatgcaaatgcatcaAATTCACCAGCGAACGAAGAATCTTAGG GCCAAGGCACTGGAGATTCAGGAGTTAAAAGTGAATCAATGTGCAACAAAGCTCCAGCAACTGCACTACGAAGAATCACTTGTGGCCAGCAGTAAACGAACGCCGCGGAAATCTTAA
- the LOC128268943 gene encoding biogenesis of lysosome-related organelles complex 1 subunit 6 isoform X1 produces the protein MSERVTDSSDAESQDLQEHNETIRDLSAGLLCIYEPKLNEVKENLKELINKQNDLQIAISNEKKAFSSTQTKEVYEMVLKTKAYKDKVTRIKMQMHQIHQRTKNLRVRAKALEIQELKVNQCATKLQQLHYEESLVASSKRTPRKS, from the exons ATGTCTGAGAGAGT GACCGATAGTTCCGATGCCGAAAGTCAAGACCTCCAGGAGCACAACGAAACTATTCGGGATCTGTCCGCCGGTTTACTGTGCATCTACGAACCCAAATTGAACGAGGTTAAAGAGAATTTGAAAGAACTAAT aaacaaacaaaacgatttGCAAATAGCAATCTCAAACGAGAAAAAGGCATTCTCCAGCACACAGACGAAAGAAGTGTACGAAATG GTGTTGAAAACCAAGGCGTACAAGGACAAAGTGACACGgatcaaaatgcaaatgcatcaAATTCACCAGCGAACGAAGAATCTTAGGGTGAGG GCCAAGGCACTGGAGATTCAGGAGTTAAAAGTGAATCAATGTGCAACAAAGCTCCAGCAACTGCACTACGAAGAATCACTTGTGGCCAGCAGTAAACGAACGCCGCGGAAATCTTAA